One Porphyromonas pogonae genomic region harbors:
- a CDS encoding NAD(P)H-dependent glycerol-3-phosphate dehydrogenase, with product MNEVGNIGILGGGSWATALAKIVLKSEPKINWLLRTSKQIDEIKKTGRNSKYLPGAEFDTSKIKFFSDSDINSFFRASDTVILAVPSPFIKQFLKRVRTSSTKSKLFINAIKGIVPDENLLVSDYLQDIMDVPMDMIGVVSGPCHAEEVAKERMSYLTVGCFDINKASIVASTLSNDFVRCAISKDVVGIEYASVLKNIYAIAAGICNGLSYGDNFQSVLISNAISEMNSFVNTVHLLGRDITESVYLGDLLVTAYSNYSRNRTFGNMIGKGYSVKAAQMEMAMIAEGYYGANCIRELNKRYQVNMPIMSTVYEILYEKAPAKEAILKLAQNFK from the coding sequence ATGAATGAGGTTGGTAATATCGGCATTTTGGGAGGGGGCAGTTGGGCAACTGCCCTAGCGAAGATTGTACTAAAATCTGAGCCTAAAATTAATTGGCTATTGCGTACATCAAAGCAAATTGACGAAATAAAAAAGACCGGAAGAAATTCCAAATATCTCCCGGGAGCAGAATTTGACACTTCTAAAATCAAGTTTTTCTCAGATTCTGATATTAATTCTTTTTTCAGGGCAAGTGACACTGTCATATTAGCCGTGCCCTCTCCGTTTATAAAACAATTCCTCAAACGGGTAAGAACTTCGAGTACAAAAAGTAAGCTTTTCATCAATGCAATTAAAGGTATTGTACCGGATGAGAATCTACTTGTATCTGACTATTTGCAGGATATAATGGATGTGCCCATGGATATGATCGGGGTGGTATCAGGCCCGTGCCATGCGGAGGAAGTGGCGAAAGAAAGAATGTCTTACCTCACTGTAGGGTGTTTCGATATCAATAAAGCGAGCATAGTAGCAAGTACCCTCTCTAATGACTTTGTAAGATGCGCTATCAGCAAAGATGTTGTAGGTATCGAGTATGCATCAGTATTGAAGAATATATATGCTATTGCTGCAGGTATTTGTAATGGATTGAGTTATGGCGACAACTTTCAGTCTGTATTAATATCAAATGCTATATCTGAAATGAATAGTTTTGTCAACACTGTACACCTCTTGGGTAGAGATATTACAGAATCTGTATATCTCGGAGATTTATTAGTTACCGCATACTCCAATTATAGTCGCAACAGAACTTTTGGCAACATGATCGGCAAAGGTTATAGTGTCAAAGCGGCGCAGATGGAAATGGCAATGATCGCAGAAGGTTACTATGGAGCCAATTGTATACGGGAATTAAATAAAAGATATCAAGTAAATATGCCGATAATGAGTACAGTATATGAGATACTGTATGAAAAAGCACCTGCTAAAGAAGCAATACTGAAACTAGCGCAAAATTTTAAATAA
- the lysS gene encoding lysine--tRNA ligase yields MNILELSEQEIIRRQSLEELKAIGINPYPAEEYPVTAYSKEILDTFKDDAPQREVSIAGRVMGKRIMGKASFLELQDSEGRVQIYVTRDDICPGEDKTLYNTVLKKLLDIGDFIGIKGFVFRTQMGEISVHAQEFTFLSKSLKPLPVVKVKDGVVYDAFSDAEMRYRQRYVDLVVNDHIKDIFLKRTKIFNAMRNFFNERGYIEVDTPVLQPIPGGAAARPFITHHNALDMPLYLRIANELYLKRLIVGGFEGVYEFSRNFRNEGMDRTHNPEFTAMEIYVSYKDYNWMMSFTEQMLEHICMEVLGTTKVKVGDKEIDFKAPYKRVTMIDAIKENTGIDISNMNEDELREVCKKLNIEADETMGKGKLIDEIFGEKCEGTYIQPTFITDYPKSMSPLTKEHRNNPELTERFELMVNGKEIANAYSELNDPLDQRDRFEEQLKLSEKGDDEAMYIDQDFLRSLEYGMPPTSGMGIGMDRLVMLITGQESIQEVLLFPQMRPEKVLPKDSKEVFAQKGVPEEWVPVLHKAGYLTVEDMLKEKDKPGRLLQSLMDLKKKYKLDIESLNLDIVSNWLN; encoded by the coding sequence ATGAATATTTTAGAACTTAGTGAACAGGAGATAATAAGAAGGCAGAGCCTCGAAGAATTGAAAGCTATTGGGATCAACCCGTATCCGGCTGAAGAATACCCAGTTACAGCTTATTCAAAAGAAATTTTAGACACATTCAAAGATGATGCGCCCCAAAGGGAAGTAAGCATCGCAGGGCGTGTTATGGGTAAACGAATCATGGGTAAAGCTTCTTTTCTTGAACTCCAGGACTCTGAAGGGCGTGTCCAGATATATGTGACTCGTGACGACATCTGCCCGGGAGAAGATAAGACCCTGTATAACACCGTTCTGAAAAAACTACTTGATATTGGTGATTTCATTGGAATTAAAGGCTTTGTATTTAGAACCCAGATGGGTGAAATATCAGTCCATGCGCAAGAATTTACATTCCTATCCAAAAGCTTGAAACCCCTTCCGGTGGTCAAAGTAAAAGATGGAGTGGTATATGATGCTTTCAGCGATGCAGAAATGCGCTATCGCCAAAGATATGTAGACCTGGTAGTAAACGACCATATAAAAGATATATTCTTAAAAAGAACTAAGATATTCAATGCTATGCGTAACTTCTTTAATGAAAGAGGTTACATAGAAGTAGATACTCCGGTATTGCAGCCTATCCCCGGTGGAGCTGCAGCTCGTCCATTTATTACCCATCACAATGCATTGGACATGCCGTTGTATCTCCGTATTGCAAATGAGCTTTACCTCAAAAGACTTATAGTAGGCGGATTTGAAGGAGTATACGAATTCAGCAGAAACTTCCGCAATGAGGGCATGGACAGGACTCACAATCCTGAGTTTACAGCCATGGAAATATACGTTTCTTACAAGGATTACAATTGGATGATGAGTTTTACCGAACAAATGCTGGAACATATATGCATGGAGGTCCTCGGAACAACCAAAGTAAAAGTAGGAGATAAAGAAATAGACTTTAAAGCGCCCTACAAGCGAGTTACAATGATTGATGCCATAAAGGAGAATACCGGTATTGACATCAGTAACATGAATGAAGATGAATTGCGTGAAGTATGTAAAAAGCTCAATATAGAAGCAGATGAGACAATGGGTAAAGGAAAGCTCATTGATGAAATCTTCGGAGAAAAATGTGAAGGTACTTACATACAACCTACATTTATCACAGATTATCCCAAGTCGATGTCTCCACTTACTAAAGAACATAGGAATAATCCGGAATTGACAGAACGTTTCGAGCTCATGGTCAATGGTAAGGAAATTGCTAATGCATACTCTGAGCTAAATGACCCTCTGGATCAGCGTGATAGATTTGAAGAACAACTTAAATTATCTGAGAAAGGTGACGATGAAGCGATGTATATTGATCAGGACTTCCTCAGATCTCTTGAATACGGCATGCCACCCACAAGCGGTATGGGTATAGGGATGGATAGACTAGTGATGTTAATTACAGGTCAAGAAAGTATACAGGAAGTGCTTCTATTCCCTCAAATGAGACCGGAAAAAGTATTGCCTAAAGATAGTAAAGAGGTATTTGCACAAAAGGGTGTACCTGAAGAATGGGTACCTGTATTGCATAAAGCAGGATACCTTACCGTGGAAGATATGCTCAAAGAAAAAGATAAACCGGGGAGATTATTGCAATCTTTGATGGATCTAAAAAAGAAATATAAATTAGATATAGAATCTCTCAATCTTGATATTGTAAGCAATTGGCTGAACTAA
- a CDS encoding nucleoside phosphorylase, with protein sequence MENKRIIPPSELIINEDGSVFHLHIKPEQLSDKIFLVGDPSRVDMVAQRFDSIECNISSREFHTITGVYKGKRITVLSHGIGTDNIDIVMNELDALANIDFNTREVKDDFKQLTLVRVGTSGGLQEECPIGTYVAAERSIGFDGVLYFYAHSGRVRDEKFEEALLEQLDWKIEGLKPYVVKSDNSLIEQITQNDILRGNTIAANGFYGPQGRQLRLALRDPKLNQKIESFNFEDKHITNYEMESSSLAGLSALMGHRAMTVCCIIAGRRAENMNTNYKGSIEGLIDLVLERI encoded by the coding sequence ATGGAAAATAAAAGAATTATACCACCATCAGAGCTCATAATAAATGAAGATGGATCAGTGTTTCATCTGCATATTAAACCGGAACAATTATCAGATAAGATTTTTTTGGTAGGAGATCCGAGCAGAGTAGATATGGTGGCTCAACGGTTTGACTCGATAGAATGCAACATCAGTAGCAGAGAGTTTCATACAATAACAGGTGTATACAAAGGCAAACGTATCACAGTGCTAAGCCACGGGATAGGCACAGACAATATTGATATTGTGATGAATGAGCTTGATGCTTTGGCCAATATTGACTTCAATACCCGAGAAGTAAAGGATGACTTCAAACAACTGACACTGGTACGTGTGGGTACTTCTGGAGGGTTACAAGAAGAATGTCCTATAGGCACTTATGTAGCCGCTGAAAGAAGTATTGGTTTTGACGGAGTACTTTATTTTTATGCTCACAGCGGACGCGTAAGAGATGAAAAGTTTGAGGAAGCATTGCTGGAACAACTGGATTGGAAAATAGAGGGTCTCAAACCTTATGTGGTAAAATCGGACAACTCACTCATTGAACAAATAACACAAAATGATATACTACGAGGCAATACCATAGCTGCTAATGGGTTCTATGGTCCGCAAGGGCGTCAATTGCGCTTAGCTCTCAGAGACCCCAAGCTCAATCAAAAGATTGAGAGCTTCAATTTTGAAGACAAACACATCACTAACTATGAAATGGAAAGCTCATCGCTTGCAGGTCTATCAGCCCTTATGGGACATAGAGCTATGACAGTGTGTTGTATCATCGCAGGAAGGAGAGCTGAAAATATGAATACCAATTATAAAGGTAGCATTGAGGGTCTTATTGATTTAGTGCTCGAACGCATTTAG
- a CDS encoding cation diffusion facilitator family transporter, translating to MNDIDKSQEHMHCCHGHNHSHQGHHHTHMHGHHSEGNILTAFFLNIFFAIIELVGGIYTGSVAIMSDALHDFGDSISLGIAWRLQKLSKKGRDATFTYGYKRFALLGALLISILLLVGSVFVIIASVERLIDPSEPKAKGMLILAIFGVIINGAAVLRLRLGHSLSERAVMLHMLEDVLGWIAVLIVSLVMMFVKVPILDPILSLCITMWILYNVYRNLRESFKILLQGVPTDVDRAGLETKILEIPNVCSVHDIHLWTLDGESHIMTIHVVYRCNKICTPETIAAFKREIRDVAAQYHIEHLTIELDPENTSCSLENC from the coding sequence ATGAATGATATAGATAAATCACAAGAGCACATGCATTGTTGCCACGGTCACAACCATAGTCATCAAGGACATCATCATACCCACATGCATGGTCATCACAGTGAGGGCAATATACTCACGGCTTTTTTCCTGAATATCTTTTTTGCTATTATAGAACTTGTAGGAGGTATCTATACCGGAAGTGTGGCTATCATGTCTGATGCTTTGCATGATTTCGGAGACTCTATATCTCTGGGTATCGCATGGCGACTTCAGAAGTTGTCCAAGAAAGGCCGTGACGCTACTTTTACTTATGGTTATAAGCGATTTGCTTTACTGGGCGCACTGCTCATTTCTATCTTACTACTCGTGGGATCTGTATTTGTTATCATTGCTTCTGTAGAGCGCCTCATCGACCCATCAGAACCTAAAGCCAAAGGTATGCTTATTCTAGCAATATTCGGTGTGATCATAAATGGTGCAGCAGTATTGAGATTACGCTTAGGACACTCGCTCAGCGAACGAGCAGTAATGCTCCATATGCTGGAAGATGTATTGGGATGGATAGCAGTACTTATCGTAAGTTTGGTAATGATGTTTGTAAAAGTGCCTATATTGGACCCCATATTATCACTATGCATTACAATGTGGATACTATACAATGTATACCGCAATCTAAGGGAATCGTTCAAAATATTGCTTCAAGGAGTACCTACAGATGTAGATCGAGCCGGGCTGGAAACCAAAATTTTGGAGATACCTAATGTATGTTCTGTTCATGATATACATCTTTGGACATTGGATGGTGAGAGTCACATTATGACTATACACGTAGTTTATCGATGTAACAAAATCTGTACCCCTGAAACAATAGCCGCATTCAAAAGAGAAATCAGGGATGTTGCTGCACAATATCACATAGAGCATCTGACTATAGAACTTGATCCTGAGAATACATCTTGTTCTCTCGAAAACTGTTAA
- a CDS encoding polyprenol monophosphomannose synthase, which produces MQNDSIVIIPTYNERENIAQMIETVFSLPKAFDILIIDDGSPDGTAQIVKTLQSNHSNLFLVERSGKLGLGTAYIAGFKWSLAHNYEYIFEMDCDFSHPPHKLIDLYNACAQDGADVAIGSRYIKGGKVKNWPLGRIMMSYGASLYVKAVTWMPVNDTTAGFVCYRRRVLESIDLDSIHFKGYAFQIEMKYTARCLGFKIKEVPITFENRVLGTSKMNSSIFGEAFTGVLKLRWWRMTNKFPKRNSQQ; this is translated from the coding sequence ATGCAAAACGATTCCATAGTAATAATCCCCACTTACAACGAGCGAGAGAATATTGCTCAAATGATTGAGACCGTTTTTAGTCTACCCAAAGCCTTTGATATCCTCATTATTGATGACGGATCGCCTGACGGCACCGCGCAGATTGTAAAAACATTGCAATCCAATCACAGCAATCTATTCTTGGTCGAGCGTAGCGGTAAGTTGGGTTTAGGTACGGCATATATCGCAGGATTCAAATGGAGTCTTGCTCACAACTACGAATATATCTTTGAGATGGACTGTGATTTTAGTCATCCCCCCCATAAGCTTATTGACCTATACAATGCATGTGCGCAAGATGGGGCTGATGTAGCTATAGGATCCAGATATATAAAAGGTGGTAAGGTCAAGAACTGGCCTTTGGGTAGGATCATGATGAGTTACGGAGCATCTCTGTATGTAAAGGCTGTAACTTGGATGCCTGTCAATGACACTACTGCGGGTTTTGTTTGCTATAGGAGGCGTGTATTGGAATCTATAGACTTAGATTCTATACACTTCAAAGGATATGCCTTCCAGATCGAGATGAAGTATACAGCCAGGTGCCTTGGATTTAAAATCAAAGAAGTCCCTATTACTTTTGAAAATAGGGTATTGGGTACATCCAAGATGAATAGTTCTATTTTCGGAGAAGCATTTACCGGAGTACTCAAACTCCGATGGTGGCGTATGACCAATAAATTTCCTAAAAGAAACAGTCAGCAATGA
- a CDS encoding dihydroorotase — MRIYLKNATIINERQTYLGSVIIENEWISRIVKADEQEAEYAESMHFDEVIDCEGLLLIPGCIDDQVHFREPGLTKKADIMSESRAAIAGGVTSFMDMPNTNPPTTVTEQLDYKLQRAADTSWANYAFFFGGTNDNIEEIKKIDPHKVPGLKLFLGSSTGNMLVDNKETLSRIFKETDLLIATHCEKEEIIRANKEFFKKKYNQENLNIFFHPIIRSAEACYESSYEAVSLAQQYNSRLHILHISTAKELSLFRNDIPLKDKRITSEVCVHHLWFSDQDYESYGNKIKWNPAIKTIQDRDALRQGVNNNLIDIIATDHAPHLWEEKQGNCLSAASGGPLIQYSLLTMLEMARSGIFSRETVVDKMCHQPAELFHIHKRGYIREGYYADLVLVNPNAQCTVDKSSILSKCGWSPFEGQTFSHAVEYTLVNGYIAVKQGVVSEERPSVMPLVFS; from the coding sequence ATGAGAATATATCTGAAGAATGCCACAATCATCAATGAGCGACAAACCTACCTTGGCTCAGTCATTATAGAGAATGAGTGGATATCACGCATTGTAAAAGCGGATGAGCAGGAGGCGGAATATGCAGAGTCCATGCACTTTGATGAAGTGATCGATTGTGAAGGACTGCTACTCATCCCGGGTTGCATTGATGATCAGGTACACTTCAGAGAACCCGGACTTACCAAGAAGGCCGATATTATGAGTGAGAGCCGTGCTGCTATTGCAGGCGGCGTTACGTCATTCATGGATATGCCCAATACCAACCCGCCTACTACTGTAACAGAACAACTCGATTATAAACTCCAAAGAGCGGCCGATACCTCTTGGGCAAACTATGCTTTCTTTTTTGGAGGTACCAATGATAATATCGAAGAAATCAAAAAAATAGATCCGCATAAAGTACCCGGGCTAAAGCTTTTTTTAGGCTCATCTACCGGCAACATGTTGGTCGACAACAAAGAGACCCTGAGCCGTATTTTCAAAGAAACAGATCTACTCATAGCCACTCATTGCGAAAAAGAAGAGATTATAAGGGCAAACAAGGAATTTTTCAAGAAAAAATATAATCAGGAAAATCTCAACATCTTTTTTCATCCCATAATCAGAAGTGCTGAGGCCTGCTATGAATCATCTTATGAGGCTGTATCTCTTGCACAGCAATATAATAGCCGATTGCATATCCTCCATATTTCTACAGCCAAAGAGTTGTCCTTGTTTCGCAATGATATTCCACTCAAGGACAAACGAATAACCTCTGAGGTCTGTGTGCATCACTTATGGTTCAGTGATCAGGACTATGAATCCTACGGCAATAAAATCAAATGGAACCCAGCTATCAAAACTATACAAGATAGAGACGCACTGCGCCAAGGGGTCAATAACAACCTGATTGATATCATTGCTACTGACCATGCCCCTCACCTGTGGGAGGAAAAGCAAGGCAATTGTCTCAGTGCTGCCAGTGGAGGTCCTCTTATTCAATATTCTCTGCTCACCATGCTCGAAATGGCTCGTAGCGGCATCTTTAGCCGTGAGACAGTGGTGGATAAGATGTGTCACCAACCTGCCGAACTTTTTCATATCCACAAGAGAGGATATATAAGAGAAGGTTATTACGCCGATCTTGTTCTTGTAAACCCCAATGCTCAATGCACAGTTGATAAATCATCGATACTCAGTAAGTGCGGATGGTCTCCTTTTGAAGGACAAACATTCTCACACGCAGTGGAGTATACCTTAGTCAATGGTTATATTGCCGTAAAGCAAGGTGTGGTTTCTGAGGAACGGCCTTCGGTAATGCCTTTGGTATTTTCGTAA
- a CDS encoding DMT family transporter produces the protein MDTRVSRYSFKGHAYILIATALWGINAPIGKQVLSYLDATTVVGFRLCGGLMCFWLLSLFLPREHVETRDKRALLLAGIFGALLNQGLFIFGLSKTSPINASIITTTSPIITMILAAIFLKEPVTQKKVLGVFIGLVGALVLIFTNHAAVISGQQGSIWGDIMVLIAQFSFAFYLTRFRGLIGKYSVVTLNKYMFLSSSVCILPFVFIKYQTINWVDIPQNIWLRLAFVVVGATFLTYILMMYAQKMLKPTMLSMYNYVQPIVSAIYTVAIGMDTFGPDKILAVALVFVGVYIVTTSKINPKVK, from the coding sequence ATGGATACCCGGGTAAGTCGATACTCCTTTAAAGGACATGCCTATATTTTAATTGCCACAGCCTTGTGGGGCATCAATGCACCCATAGGAAAGCAAGTGCTTAGCTACCTTGATGCTACCACAGTAGTAGGGTTTAGGTTATGTGGCGGGTTGATGTGCTTTTGGCTTCTTTCACTATTTTTACCAAGGGAGCATGTTGAGACCAGAGATAAAAGAGCATTATTACTTGCAGGTATTTTTGGGGCATTGCTCAACCAAGGGTTATTTATATTCGGCCTATCCAAAACATCACCCATCAATGCTTCTATCATTACTACTACGTCACCAATCATCACTATGATCTTAGCGGCTATCTTTCTCAAAGAGCCGGTAACACAAAAAAAGGTTTTAGGGGTGTTCATTGGTTTGGTAGGTGCCCTTGTACTTATTTTTACTAATCATGCGGCAGTAATATCCGGACAACAGGGTAGTATTTGGGGAGATATCATGGTCCTTATTGCCCAATTTTCATTTGCATTTTATCTGACTCGTTTCAGGGGCCTTATTGGTAAATACTCTGTAGTGACGTTGAACAAATATATGTTTTTGTCTTCATCGGTTTGTATCTTGCCTTTTGTGTTTATAAAATATCAAACAATCAATTGGGTGGATATTCCTCAAAATATTTGGTTAAGACTTGCATTCGTGGTGGTAGGTGCCACATTTCTTACTTATATTTTGATGATGTATGCCCAAAAGATGCTCAAGCCTACTATGCTGAGTATGTACAACTATGTACAACCTATTGTGTCTGCTATATATACGGTGGCAATAGGGATGGATACTTTTGGCCCGGACAAAATACTTGCAGTTGCACTTGTATTTGTAGGTGTCTATATTGTTACAACCAGCAA